One segment of Streptomyces bathyalis DNA contains the following:
- a CDS encoding S1 family peptidase has product MRITRTTPHRTLARRARLIAVTSGFAVAAALALPASGASAAEPAPTKFSSAALSDASQALRSAHVGGAAWYTDAKAGKVVVTVDKTVSKADLAKIKKEAGVNSGAFEIKRTAGKFTKFIAGGEAITTGGARCSLGFNVQDSAGTKYALTAGHCTNIGSSWSIGTTAGSSFPGNDYGIIRHSDPSAADGRVYLYNGGYQDITSAGDPSVGQSVQRSGSTTGLHGGTVQALNVSVDYGPDGIVNGLIQTNVCAEPGDSGGSLFAGSTALGLTSGGSGNCSSGGTTFFQPVTEALSAYGVNVF; this is encoded by the coding sequence GTGAGGATCACGCGCACCACCCCCCATCGCACCCTTGCGAGACGCGCGCGGCTGATCGCGGTCACCTCCGGCTTCGCGGTCGCCGCCGCACTTGCCCTCCCGGCGAGCGGCGCCTCGGCAGCCGAACCTGCTCCCACGAAGTTCAGTTCCGCCGCGCTGAGCGACGCGAGCCAGGCGCTGCGCTCCGCGCACGTCGGCGGCGCCGCCTGGTACACCGACGCGAAGGCCGGCAAGGTCGTGGTGACGGTGGACAAGACCGTCTCCAAGGCCGACCTGGCCAAGATCAAGAAGGAAGCCGGTGTGAACTCCGGTGCCTTCGAGATCAAGCGGACGGCGGGCAAGTTCACCAAGTTCATAGCCGGTGGCGAGGCCATCACCACGGGCGGCGCCCGCTGCTCGCTCGGCTTCAACGTGCAGGACAGTGCGGGCACCAAGTACGCCCTGACCGCCGGTCACTGCACCAACATCGGCAGCTCCTGGTCGATCGGCACGACGGCCGGCAGCAGCTTCCCCGGCAACGACTACGGCATCATCCGCCACTCCGACCCGAGTGCGGCTGACGGCCGTGTCTACCTCTACAACGGCGGCTACCAGGACATCACCAGCGCCGGTGACCCGTCCGTCGGCCAGTCCGTGCAGCGCAGCGGCAGCACGACCGGCTTGCACGGCGGCACCGTCCAGGCCCTGAACGTCTCCGTGGACTACGGCCCTGACGGCATCGTCAACGGTCTCATCCAGACCAACGTCTGCGCCGAGCCCGGCGACAGCGGCGGCTCGCTCTTCGCCGGCAGCACGGCCCTGGGCCTGACCTCCGGCGGCAGCGGCAACTGCTCCTCCGGTGGCACGACGTTCTTCCAGCCGGTCACCGAGGCGCTGAGCGCCTACGGCGTGAACGTCTTCTGA
- a CDS encoding helix-turn-helix transcriptional regulator, with the protein MHQQEQQHVSNSSELHVLVHSGLKAHFESPQAPLGRIRSGLDRVDFVDDEDLTAPGGALDLPVLIPVTSEFQAEGLRVVRVRHPLALLVAVTNDVSGFRTYYAIRSGADFVFNMAIAGANQVDMLYAQLRSHCTTASSESADSHFQPFRVARGAGSAEEEHRQALSGDFQERSARPGSEWKERGLEHAAVAGRRPLQADHGLSSHPPHPEGPTSGEHESARPSEHDPAHALRTVPGIDTRLMRMLCSSMTVCEIARRYYCSERTMYRRIRKLYDDVGVSSRAELIPLASVLTLNQPRAAAQLPSQRDRKQAS; encoded by the coding sequence ATGCATCAGCAAGAACAGCAGCACGTTTCGAACTCCAGCGAACTCCATGTCCTCGTCCACTCGGGCCTCAAGGCTCATTTCGAATCGCCTCAGGCGCCACTCGGCAGAATCCGTTCCGGCCTCGACCGGGTCGATTTCGTCGATGACGAGGATCTGACCGCGCCCGGCGGAGCCCTCGACCTGCCGGTGCTGATTCCGGTCACCAGCGAATTCCAGGCCGAGGGGCTGCGCGTCGTAAGAGTGCGGCATCCCCTGGCTCTGCTCGTGGCTGTCACCAATGACGTCTCGGGATTCCGTACGTACTACGCCATCCGTTCGGGCGCGGACTTCGTCTTCAACATGGCCATTGCCGGTGCGAATCAGGTCGACATGCTGTACGCACAGCTCCGTTCGCACTGCACCACCGCCTCTTCCGAGTCGGCGGATTCACATTTCCAGCCCTTCCGGGTCGCGCGCGGGGCCGGTTCCGCCGAGGAGGAGCACCGGCAGGCCCTTTCAGGGGACTTCCAGGAGAGGTCGGCCAGACCGGGCAGCGAGTGGAAGGAACGGGGACTGGAACATGCAGCCGTTGCGGGCCGCCGTCCCTTGCAGGCCGACCACGGACTCTCGTCCCATCCTCCGCACCCGGAAGGCCCCACGTCCGGTGAACACGAGTCAGCCCGCCCGTCCGAGCACGACCCGGCTCACGCACTTCGGACGGTACCCGGGATCGACACCCGCCTGATGCGGATGCTGTGTTCGTCCATGACGGTGTGCGAGATCGCGCGGCGCTACTACTGCTCGGAGCGCACGATGTACCGCCGCATCCGCAAGCTGTACGACGACGTGGGCGTGAGCAGCCGAGCCGAGCTGATTCCGCTGGCATCGGTGCTGACTCTGAATCAACCGCGCGCCGCGGCGCAGCTGCCCTCGCAACGCGACCGCAAGCAGGCCTCCTGA
- a CDS encoding DUF2511 domain-containing protein: MTSKNHTFANTGTTDATTMNTSTPTATSTAISAPATTPSSVSRRPRSRTRAVVLASAVAGLVLLGASACGGGGRTDPDTKDPKPLPSPTTTKQEMSERNLGYTWPLKTDHGTAECREGDQAVFTVPNGTTYALNERARQAGYRDIGAVRASGDDGDKVSLGSLLSRTMKLCQLAR, encoded by the coding sequence GTGACTTCGAAGAACCACACCTTCGCGAACACCGGGACCACCGACGCCACCACCATGAACACCTCGACGCCGACCGCCACTTCGACGGCCATCTCGGCCCCTGCGACCACTCCTTCGAGCGTCTCCCGCCGGCCCCGCAGCCGTACCCGTGCGGTGGTCCTGGCGTCGGCTGTCGCCGGGCTCGTACTGCTCGGGGCGTCGGCATGCGGCGGCGGAGGGAGGACGGACCCCGACACCAAGGACCCCAAGCCGCTGCCCAGTCCGACCACGACGAAGCAGGAGATGAGCGAGAGGAACCTGGGCTACACCTGGCCGCTGAAGACCGACCACGGCACCGCGGAGTGCCGTGAGGGTGACCAGGCTGTGTTCACGGTTCCCAATGGCACGACCTACGCGCTCAACGAGCGTGCGCGGCAGGCCGGTTACCGTGATATCGGGGCGGTCAGGGCATCCGGGGACGACGGGGACAAGGTGAGCCTCGGCTCGCTGCTCAGCAGAACCATGAAGCTCTGTCAGCTCGCACGGTGA
- a CDS encoding ABC transporter permease: protein MAHETAVPLRARQRDNPSLATVTGTELARNKRGFIFWYHLLAPVIVTVPLFLGALGSSEAKAGQTFEVFRNVTLEFWGVLVPMTAGLAAALAVRADQDPWRLLLSYGVPRGRYFVGKVAALGVLGFVSSTVLLVMLSLGSVISGRFPEGMGTVVAAVYLPWLVGLSMTALAVLVAVMWGMGPSIGVGVAGLLCGALVSDKVFWFAVPFAWPMRVVLPLAGIGPNGVPLPKDSPVTEMSAIPLALGLAAVLTVVLLFLGRLHMIRKEI, encoded by the coding sequence ATGGCGCACGAAACGGCTGTCCCCCTCAGGGCGAGGCAGCGGGACAATCCTTCACTGGCGACGGTCACCGGCACCGAACTCGCCCGCAACAAGCGGGGATTCATCTTCTGGTACCACCTGCTCGCCCCCGTGATCGTCACCGTTCCCCTCTTCCTCGGCGCTCTCGGCTCCTCCGAGGCGAAGGCCGGCCAGACCTTCGAGGTGTTCCGCAACGTCACCCTGGAGTTCTGGGGCGTCCTGGTGCCCATGACGGCCGGGCTCGCGGCGGCGCTCGCCGTCCGCGCGGACCAGGACCCTTGGCGGCTGCTGCTCTCCTACGGCGTGCCGCGCGGGCGCTACTTCGTCGGCAAGGTCGCCGCGCTGGGCGTCCTGGGCTTCGTCTCGTCCACCGTGCTCCTGGTGATGCTGTCGCTCGGCTCGGTGATCAGCGGGCGCTTCCCCGAAGGCATGGGGACGGTGGTCGCGGCGGTCTACCTGCCGTGGCTGGTCGGCCTGTCCATGACCGCGCTGGCCGTCCTCGTGGCGGTCATGTGGGGCATGGGCCCCAGCATCGGGGTCGGGGTCGCGGGCCTGCTGTGCGGGGCTCTCGTCTCGGACAAGGTCTTCTGGTTCGCCGTCCCCTTCGCCTGGCCGATGCGGGTGGTTCTGCCGCTCGCCGGCATCGGGCCCAACGGGGTGCCACTGCCGAAGGACAGTCCCGTCACGGAGATGTCCGCGATCCCCCTCGCCCTGGGCCTCGCCGCGGTGCTCACCGTGGTCCTGCTCTTCCTCGGCCGCCTGCACATGATCCGTAAGGAGATCTGA
- a CDS encoding RNA polymerase sigma factor has product MCSDEALLTAVADGDQTALRALYERHASATLRLIRRLTSDQGVAEEILQETWLAVWRSAKGFRGDSSARGWLMGVARRQAHNQLRKSRPQLADLSEAHEVPDPAPGVEEQIVREAEHTELLAAVRALPGHLREVLALVLVDELAYTEVATVLAIPVGTVKSRMSHARRRLGSMLAATRLEGSGRS; this is encoded by the coding sequence GTGTGTTCGGACGAAGCCCTGCTTACCGCCGTCGCCGACGGGGACCAGACCGCCTTGCGTGCCCTCTATGAGCGGCATGCCTCTGCCACGCTCCGCCTCATCCGCAGGCTCACCTCGGACCAGGGGGTGGCCGAGGAGATCCTTCAGGAGACGTGGCTGGCCGTCTGGCGCTCCGCGAAGGGATTCCGCGGCGACTCCTCCGCGCGCGGCTGGCTCATGGGCGTCGCCCGGAGGCAGGCGCACAATCAACTCCGCAAGTCACGCCCGCAGTTGGCGGATCTCTCCGAGGCGCACGAGGTGCCCGACCCGGCGCCGGGCGTCGAGGAGCAGATCGTGAGGGAGGCCGAGCACACCGAGTTACTCGCCGCGGTGCGTGCTCTTCCCGGGCATCTGCGGGAAGTGCTCGCCCTGGTGCTGGTGGACGAGCTGGCATACACGGAAGTAGCCACCGTGCTCGCCATCCCGGTGGGCACCGTCAAGAGCCGGATGTCCCACGCGCGCAGGCGGCTGGGCAGCATGCTCGCCGCCACGCGGCTGGAAGGATCGGGACGATCATGA
- a CDS encoding gallidermin/nisin family lantibiotic: MGNIAPAQTHNDANLFDLDLEIGVEKSVAGPAITSISYCTPGCTSEGGGSGCSHCC; this comes from the coding sequence ATGGGAAACATCGCCCCTGCTCAGACGCACAACGACGCGAACCTTTTCGATCTCGACCTGGAGATCGGCGTGGAGAAGTCCGTCGCAGGCCCGGCCATCACGAGCATCTCGTACTGCACCCCGGGCTGCACCAGCGAGGGCGGCGGCTCCGGCTGCAGCCACTGCTGCTGA
- a CDS encoding ABC transporter ATP-binding protein, producing the protein MSVGTPGTQTADALVIRQLHKHYGTHRALDGVDLTVKAGEVYGLLGPNGAGKTTLMKALLGLQRPTSGSIEIFGRPVGRDTLAEVGALIEVPGLWPTLTADETLKVHAKLRGVPEDWIEGALRLVKMTDARSRRVGAYSLGMRWRLGIAIALLARPRLIILDEPTNGLDPVGIREMRGIIRSLAGEGVAVLIASHQLGEVAQVCDRVQVLTAGRTQYEGSLEGLAVDGDVEAGFFRLLETADAGIR; encoded by the coding sequence ATGTCCGTGGGAACACCCGGCACACAGACGGCGGACGCACTGGTGATCCGTCAGCTGCACAAGCACTACGGGACGCACCGCGCGCTGGACGGTGTGGATCTCACCGTGAAGGCCGGCGAGGTCTACGGCCTCCTCGGGCCGAACGGCGCCGGAAAGACGACGCTGATGAAGGCGCTCCTCGGGCTGCAGCGGCCGACATCCGGCAGCATCGAGATCTTCGGCAGACCCGTCGGCCGGGACACTCTTGCCGAGGTCGGCGCCCTCATCGAAGTGCCGGGCCTGTGGCCGACCTTGACGGCGGACGAGACGCTGAAGGTGCACGCCAAGCTGCGCGGAGTGCCCGAGGACTGGATCGAGGGTGCCCTGCGTCTGGTCAAGATGACGGACGCACGCAGTCGCCGGGTCGGGGCGTACTCGCTCGGCATGCGCTGGCGTCTGGGCATCGCCATCGCTCTGCTCGCCAGGCCCCGGCTGATCATCCTGGACGAACCCACCAACGGCCTCGACCCGGTCGGCATCCGCGAAATGCGCGGCATCATCAGGTCGCTGGCAGGCGAGGGTGTGGCAGTGCTCATCGCCAGTCACCAACTGGGCGAAGTGGCACAGGTATGCGACAGGGTGCAGGTGCTGACGGCCGGTCGCACCCAGTACGAGGGGTCGCTGGAGGGCCTGGCCGTCGACGGCGACGTGGAGGCCGGATTCTTCCGCCTGCTGGAGACGGCCGATGCCGGCATCCGCTGA
- a CDS encoding molybdopterin-dependent oxidoreductase, whose product MQAEQKQADTGPEEGRRPGPGHGARRAPERPGGRGRFARIRGAARKGGKGGSQSSPPPGPTRPGFWRSPIRGPWLTSVFGLVLLVGITVLFVTGLLSYAAYNPGLGPPNDKTPDKGWLGFYLFPWPTDPPWLYRLNQGVHVTLGIVLVPVLLAKLWSVVPKLFTWPPVRSLSHALERLSLLLLVGGALFEFATGLLDVQLDYIFPGSFYTLHFYGAWVFIGAFVVHIAFRIPLVIRALRSRDLRRELRTPARRTEPEPPDETGLVTPDPAPATMSRRGALGMVGAGSLALFVVTAGQSIGGSLRETAVLAPRHTDPGTGPNGFQINKTAEARGIRAADIGDGWRLAVRSGGQEKVLTRQQLLDLPQHGAALPIACVEGWSTEDQQWSGVRLTTLAALVGIREDPPDVFVESVQRSGSFASAGLRDNQVRDPRSLLALRVNGADLSPDHGYPARIIVPANPGVNNTKWVMRLTFGARP is encoded by the coding sequence ATGCAGGCCGAGCAGAAGCAGGCGGACACCGGCCCGGAGGAAGGGCGCAGACCCGGACCAGGCCACGGTGCACGCCGCGCCCCCGAACGGCCGGGCGGGCGCGGACGGTTCGCCCGCATCCGGGGCGCCGCACGAAAGGGCGGGAAGGGCGGCTCGCAATCGAGCCCGCCGCCGGGACCGACGCGGCCGGGCTTCTGGCGCAGCCCGATCCGCGGACCGTGGCTGACCTCGGTCTTCGGACTCGTCCTCCTCGTCGGCATCACCGTTCTGTTCGTGACGGGACTGCTCTCGTACGCCGCCTACAACCCGGGCCTGGGACCCCCCAACGACAAGACGCCGGACAAGGGCTGGCTCGGCTTCTACCTCTTTCCCTGGCCGACAGATCCGCCATGGCTCTACCGCCTCAACCAGGGGGTGCACGTCACGCTCGGGATCGTTCTCGTGCCGGTCCTGCTGGCGAAGCTGTGGTCGGTGGTGCCGAAGCTGTTCACCTGGCCGCCGGTGCGCTCGCTCAGCCACGCGCTGGAGCGGCTGTCGCTGCTGCTGCTCGTCGGCGGAGCGCTCTTCGAGTTCGCCACCGGGCTGCTGGACGTGCAGCTGGACTACATCTTCCCCGGCTCCTTCTACACCCTTCACTTCTACGGGGCCTGGGTCTTCATCGGCGCCTTCGTCGTCCACATCGCCTTCCGCATCCCCCTCGTGATCCGCGCTCTGCGCAGCCGCGATCTGCGCAGGGAGCTGCGCACCCCGGCCCGCCGCACCGAGCCCGAACCGCCCGACGAGACCGGCCTGGTCACCCCCGATCCGGCGCCGGCGACGATGTCCCGGCGCGGTGCCCTGGGCATGGTGGGTGCGGGCTCCCTCGCGCTGTTCGTGGTGACGGCGGGTCAGAGCATCGGCGGATCGCTGCGGGAGACGGCGGTCCTGGCGCCGCGCCACACCGACCCCGGTACCGGGCCCAACGGCTTCCAGATCAACAAGACCGCCGAGGCACGCGGCATCCGCGCCGCCGACATCGGTGACGGCTGGCGGCTGGCGGTGCGCTCCGGCGGGCAGGAGAAGGTCCTCACCCGGCAGCAGCTGCTGGACCTGCCCCAGCACGGCGCCGCGCTCCCCATCGCCTGTGTCGAGGGGTGGTCCACCGAGGACCAGCAGTGGAGCGGCGTACGGCTGACGACGCTGGCGGCGCTGGTCGGGATCCGCGAGGACCCTCCGGACGTCTTCGTTGAATCGGTGCAGCGCAGCGGCTCGTTCGCCTCGGCGGGCCTGCGCGACAACCAGGTCCGCGACCCGCGGTCGCTGCTGGCCCTCCGCGTCAACGGAGCGGATCTGTCCCCGGACCACGGCTATCCCGCGCGGATCATCGTCCCGGCCAACCCCGGTGTGAACAACACGAAGTGGGTCATGCGCCTGACCTTCGGAGCGCGGCCATGA
- a CDS encoding ABC transporter ATP-binding protein, producing the protein MNITTEQLTKVYSGGRRALDAVDLHIENGTVGLLGANGAGKTTLLRILTGVLRPTSGRVTVGGHDLSTSAGLTAVKRMLGYLPQELSLYPDLTAREFLDYIGVLKGIHDKRDRRRQAEERIAEVGLEERADERLSGFSGGMKRRVGIAQALMGDPSLLVIDEPTTGLDPHERMRFRTLLAGLGRGRTVLLSTHILDDVAQTCPAVAVLSGGRLVFHDATTALVNQAAGCTYVYEAEGPAGGPPPGAEVVSAVTTAQGAQYRVITTDPPPGARPVEPSLEDGYAALLGAHGAARSITPIQQ; encoded by the coding sequence ATGAACATCACCACTGAGCAGTTGACGAAGGTCTACTCCGGCGGCCGCCGCGCGCTGGACGCCGTGGACCTGCACATCGAGAACGGCACCGTGGGGCTCCTGGGAGCCAACGGGGCCGGAAAGACAACCCTGTTGCGCATCCTCACAGGGGTGCTGCGACCGACCTCCGGCCGCGTGACCGTGGGCGGGCACGACCTGTCGACCAGCGCCGGACTCACCGCCGTCAAGAGGATGCTGGGCTATCTGCCGCAGGAACTCTCCCTCTACCCCGACCTGACCGCCCGTGAGTTCCTCGACTACATCGGGGTGCTCAAAGGCATCCATGACAAGCGGGACCGACGACGCCAGGCGGAGGAACGGATCGCCGAGGTGGGCCTGGAGGAACGGGCCGACGAGCGCCTGTCGGGGTTCTCCGGTGGCATGAAGCGTCGGGTCGGCATCGCGCAGGCCCTGATGGGCGACCCTTCGCTGCTGGTCATCGACGAACCGACCACCGGCCTGGACCCTCACGAACGCATGCGGTTCCGGACGCTGCTCGCCGGGCTCGGCCGCGGCCGCACCGTTCTGCTCTCCACCCACATTCTCGACGATGTCGCACAGACCTGCCCCGCGGTGGCGGTGCTCTCCGGCGGTCGGCTGGTCTTCCACGACGCCACCACGGCGCTGGTCAACCAGGCCGCCGGCTGCACATACGTGTACGAGGCCGAGGGCCCGGCAGGAGGGCCCCCGCCCGGAGCGGAAGTCGTGAGCGCGGTGACCACCGCGCAGGGAGCCCAGTACCGGGTCATCACAACCGATCCACCGCCCGGCGCCCGTCCGGTCGAGCCGTCACTCGAGGACGGCTATGCCGCGCTGCTCGGCGCCCACGGCGCAGCCCGATCCATCACTCCGATCCAACAGTGA